A DNA window from Solanum lycopersicum chromosome 3, SLM_r2.1 contains the following coding sequences:
- the LOC138347479 gene encoding uncharacterized protein, translated as MLTLAFILTLTFTLTFILTLTFYVYVDVQSYSDVYIDLDNDVHIIVNIDVDVHTDVYIYVDTDVDVEVNAHIDIYINVNIDIHFDVDVYVHVDDYVRVYQHIVLYMNVDVDVDVNVDVDVHINIDINVDVHTDVVIYVDINIHIYIHIYIHVHIHVHVDVDVHVDVEVHFYVDIYVYIHVHIYVDPDIDVDIDINIHADIDVYVDAFVEYNVHFDVDVIDDVDVYAHIYFDNHINIDVGVQIDIDVHLHVDVDIHFDIHVHIEVHINVHIDIHIHINVNVNIYVDIDIYVYIYIYVNINVHIVVDDNVHTDVYV; from the exons ATGTTGACGTTGGCATTCATACTGACattgacatttacattgacattcatATTGACGCTAACATTTTACGTTTATGTTGACGTTCAGTCTTACAGTGATGTTTACATAGACCTAGACAATGATGTTCACATTATTGTTAACATTGACGTTGACGTTCACACTGATGTTTATATTTACGTTGATACTGATGTTGACGTTGAAGTTAATGCTCACATTGACATTTACATTAACGTTAACATTGATATTCATTTTGATGTTGAcgtttatgttcatgttgacgaTTATGTTCGCGTTTATCAACACATTGTCCTTTACATGAatgttgacgttgatgttgatgttaacgttgatgttgacgttcatATTAACATTGACATTAATGTTGATGTTCATACTGACGTTGTCATTTATGTTGACATTAACATTCACATTTACATTCATATTTACATTCATGTTCACATTCATGTTcacgttgatgttgatgttcatgttgacgtTGAAGTTCATTTTTATGTTGACATTTATGTTTACATACACGTTCATATTTACGTGGATCCtgacattgatgttgacattgacattaatATTCATGCTGATATTGACGTTTATGTTGATGCTTTTGTTGAATATAACGTTCACTTTGACGTTGATGTTATTGATGACGTTGACGTGTACGCTCACATTTACTTTGACAATCACATTAACATTGACGTTGGTGTAC AaattgacattgacgttcatcttcatgttgatgttgacattcactttgacattcatgTTCACATTGAAGTTCACATTaacgttcacattgacattcacattcatattaacgttaatgttaatatttacgttgacattgacatttatgtttatatttacaTTTACGTTAACATTAATGTTCACATTGTTGTTGATGATAATGTTCACACCGACGTTTACGTTTAA